The Bemisia tabaci chromosome 5, PGI_BMITA_v3 genome includes a window with the following:
- the Vps45 gene encoding vacuolar protein sorting-associated protein 45, with the protein MNVITAVKLYLTKMTEESGPGMKILVMDKQTTSITTMVYSQSEMLQREVYLFERLDMISAREPMKYLKCIAFLRPTKENISLLSKELRNPRFGVYYVYWSNIVRKADIKTIAECDEYESVREVEEFYADYLAIAPHLFSLNIPVSYQDLAWDPVELLRSTQGVTAVLLSLKKCPNIRYQSSSEMCKRLAEKVRDVIVTEESLFNFKQDDITPVLLIVDRRDDPITPLLNQWTYQAMVHELLTITNNRVDLSHVKDISKDLREIVLSPEHDEFYAKNLYLNYGEIGQTMKQLMEEFQRKAKSQQKVESLADMKNFVENYPQFKKMSGTVCKHLVLVSDLSNTVANNNLLEVSELEQQLACQESHSSQLQNLRTLLNSGNVRHKDATKLVMLYALRYERHSNNDIDGLLNILKKNSVPDSFIKMIPRILKFRSKNSRLNETFDTQEAVVKITKRFFKDLKGVENVYTQHVPLLRETLDDLIKGRLKETTFPFLGENSAQISRRIKDVIVFMIGGVTYEEALAVHNINCSHQNIRIVLGGTTIHNSASFFTEVQNATANLPTTRHDNRRM; encoded by the exons ATGAATGTGATAACAGCTGTGAAACTATACCTCACCAAAATGACCGAAGAAAGCGGACCAGGAATGAAAATCTTAGTGATGGACAAACAAACA aCGAGTATCACAACCATGGTGTACAGTCAATCGGAGATGCTCCAACGTGAAGTCTATCTCTTTGAACGTCTGGATATGATCAGTGCCCGAGAACCAATGAAGTATCTAAAATGCATTGCATTCCTGCGGCCAACGAAAGAAAACATCTCTCTCCTCAGCAAAGAACTCAGGAATCCAAGATTCGGAGTTTATTATGTTt ATTGGAGTAATATTGTAAGAAAAGCAGATATAAAAACCATAGCCGAATGTGACGAGTATGAATCTGTCCGTGAGGTAGAAGAATTTTATGCTGATTATTTGGCAATTGCCCCTCACTTATTCTCCTTGAACATTCCAGTATCTTATCAAG ATTTAGCCTGGGACCCAGTAGAACTGCTTCGTAGTACGCAAGGGGTTACAGCTGTGCTCTTGTCATTAAAGAAATGTCCAAACATCAGATATCAAAGCTCCTCTGAAATGTGCAAAAGACTTGCCGAGAAG GTGCGAGATGTGATAGTGACCGAAGAGTCTCTATTCAATTTCAAACAAGATGACATAACACCTGTACTGTTAATCGTCGACCGAAGAGATGACCCCATCACCCCTTTATTGAATCAGTGGACGTATCAAGCTATGGTTCATGAGCTCCTTACAATTACGAATAATCGAGTAGATTTAAGTCACGTCAAAGATATTTCCAAAGATTTACGGGAAATCGTCCTCTCACCAGAGCATGATGAATTTTATGCAAAA AATTTATATTTGAACTACGGTGAGATAGGACAAACCATGAAACAGTTGATGGAAGAGTTTCAAAGGAAAGCTAAAAGTCAGCAAAAGGTTGAAAGTCTAGCAGACAtgaaaaattttgtagaaaattacCCCCAGTTTAAG AAAATGTCAGGAACAGTTTGCAAACATTTGGTGCTTGTCAGTGATTTATCCAACACAGTTGCAAATAATAATTTGCTGGAGGTTTCGGAGTTAGAACAACAACTTGCTTGCCAAGAATCACACTCTTCGCAGCTCCAG AATTTACGAACGCTTTTAAACAGTGGAAACGTTAGGCACAAGGATGCCACAAAACTAGTCATGTTATACGCACTGCGGTACGAACGGCATAGCAACAATGATATAGACGGTCTCCTCAATATTCTTAAAAAGAATAGCGTACCTGACTCATTTATCAAG ATGATTCCTcgtattttaaaattcagaagtaAAAACTCAAGACTGAATGAAACGTTTGATACCCAAGAGGCCGTTGTAAAGATTACCAAACGCTTTTTTAAG GATTTAAAAGGAGTGGAAAATGTCTATACGCAACATGTACCTTTACTAAGAGaaacccttgatgacttaatcAAAGGTCGGCTTAAAGAGACAACTTTCCCCTTCTTGGGAGAAAACAGTGCTCAAATATCAAGACG GATCAAAGATGTGATCGTTTTCATGATCGGTGGAGTTACTTATGAGGAAGCTCTTGCTGTTCACAATATCAACTGTTCTCATCAGAATATTCGAATCGTATTAGGTGGAACAACCATTCACAACTCTGCCAGTTTCTTCACTGAAGTTCAGAATGCTACAGCAAATCTTCCCACGACAAGACATGATAATCGTAGAATGTAA